Proteins encoded by one window of Dreissena polymorpha isolate Duluth1 chromosome 11, UMN_Dpol_1.0, whole genome shotgun sequence:
- the LOC127851844 gene encoding bcl-2 homologous antagonist/killer-like has product MSDEGLPTLIKEVHGPESVSDEPDSAQRVVSQTRYVFIAYANEQISRDEGQDETFTNAHHQDMSSQNEIINEDALRVGRQLAKVADDMIKQLSATFEVITRPFGDSLNSYENFKEIAKEILKDEVNWGRILVIFCFGYWLFKREIVKQARKKMGTTLGSIASLVEQFFSDPATSIAAWIALRGGWRVAQSVTRSKSHPIMKIGIMVGFVAVAIGVIVVLMNRRKSTP; this is encoded by the exons ATGTCGGACGAAGGACTACCAACACTGATAAAAGag GTCCATGGGCCAGAAAGTGTGTCCGATGAACCTGACTCTGCGCAGCGTGTTGTGTCTCAGACGCGTTACGTCTTCATCGCTTACGCTAATGAACAAATTAGTAGAGACGAGGGACAAGATGAAACATTTACAAATGCTCACCACCAAGATATGTCCAgccaaaatgaaataataaatgaaGA CGCACTAAGAGTCGGACGTCAGCTAGCGAAGGTCGCTGATGATATGATCAAACAGCTTTCTGCAACATTTGAGGTCATAACCAGACCATTCGGTGATTCACTCAACTCGTATGAGAATTTCAAAGAAATTGCGAAAGA AATCTTAAAAGATGAAGTGAACTGGGGAAGGATTCTAGTTATTTTCTGCTTCGGATACTGGTTATTCAAGAGGGAGATTGTGAAACAGGCCCGGAAAAAGATGGGCACTACTCTGGGTAGTATTGCATCGCTTGTTGAACAGTTCTTTAGTGATCCTGCGACTAGCATAGCAGCTTGGATTGCTCTCAGGGGTGGTTGG AGAGTGGCCCAATCCGTCACAAGGTCAAAGAGCCATCCGATTATGAAAATCGGTATAATGGTGGGCTTTGTGGCAGTTGCAATCGGTGTGATTGTCGTATTGATGAATAGAAGGAAGTCTACACCTTAA